A genomic region of Branchiostoma lanceolatum isolate klBraLanc5 chromosome 4, klBraLanc5.hap2, whole genome shotgun sequence contains the following coding sequences:
- the LOC136432423 gene encoding beta-galactosidase-1-like protein 2, whose protein sequence is MEQPQTMGPIRFRLVHLKRIAVLAIVVILVVSWYISSQPEKSPIAKTVVDTGKLEQNVADFGVHERGVVKKRMMGLRADGANFTLDGKPVRLLSGAMHYFRVVPEYWRDRMLKMKAAGLNTLETYVPWNFHEPKKYTYNFKGILDLGRYLDIAHEIGLWVILRPGPYICAEWEFGGLPGWLATVKEHVRTTRPVFMDPVEVWFGRLLAEVVPRQYTNGGPIIAVQIENEYGGFSNDTAYMERLKKIVESRGITELLFTSDGIGGQIRGEIPGVLKTVNFQDNATDKLQKLKEIQPDRPMMVMEFWTGWFDHWREDHHIYRLEKFEKTLIEILDMGASVNFYMFHGGTNFGFMNGANTQYRTGGRTLPTITSYDYDAPISETGDLTPKYFKIREILKSHTPPGVVPERLPEPPTTVGKFDYGRTTVTKALSLDKVLPLLDQSILSRQRTAHGLGYGYMVYTATVNHKPERLTVKGVIRDRALVMINDIFVGEMDEDTEDIKIDPEHVLIKGDPPYTLKILVENQGRVNYGSGIKNQIKGIIGDVYINLEEKVPQFKVYTLDMSEDFLNKLTEHSEWTSGTELDQVKTPAFYRATFTVEGRPKDTFVHMIKGKWEKGVVIVNHNNLGRYWNIGPQETLYLPAPFLKEGENEIIVFEERTAAPEVLFCDKHSLGEIVYFRE, encoded by the exons ATGGAGCAACCACAAACCATGGGACCAATACGATTCCGCCTTGTTCATCTGAAGAGAATCGCTGTCCTGGCAATCGTCGTCATCTTAGTCGTATCCTGGTACATTTCCAGTCAACCCGAAAAGTCCCCTATCGCCAAAACCGTTGTTGACACGGGAAAATTGGAACAAAACGTCGCCGACTTTGGTGTCCACGAGAGGGGAGTGGTGAAAAAGCGTATGATGGGGTTACGAGCCGACGGCGCTAATTTCACCCTCGACGGGAAGCCGGTTCGACTCCTGTCCGGAGCCATGCACTACTTCCGAGTCGTCCCGGAGTACTGGAGGGACAGGATGTTGAAAATGAAGGCCGCTGGGCTCAACACCCTGGAGAC ATATGTGCCTTGGAATTTTCATGAACCCAAGAAGTATACATACAACTTTAAAGGAATACTGGATCTTGG GAGGTATCTAGACATTGCCCATGAGATTGGCTTGTGGGTGATTCTCAGACCAGGCCCTTATATCTGTGCAGAATGGGAGTTTGGAGGCCTACCAGG GTGGTTGGCGACTGTGAAGGAACACGTCAGGACCACTCGACCAGTGTTTATGGACCCTGTGGAGGTGTGGTTTGGCAGGTTACTGGCTGAGGTGGTGCCACGTCAG TACACCAATGGAGGGCCCATCATAGCTGTGCAGATAGAGAACGAGTATGGGGGGTTCAGCAATGACACAGCTTATATGGAGAGACTGAAGAAG ATTGTGGAGTCCAGAGGAATTACTGAACTTCTCTTCACATCTGACGGGATCGGGGGTCAGATCAGGGGAGAAATACCTGGAg tgttgaAAACCGTCAATTTCCAGGACAATGCCACAGATAAGTTGCAGAAACTTAAAGAAATACAG CCTGACCGTCCCATGATGGTGATGGAGTTTTGGACTGGCTGGTTCGATCACTGGAGAGAGGACCACCACATATATAGGCTCGAGA AGTTTGAAAAGACCTTGATAGAAATCCTGGACATGGGCGCGTCTGTGAATTTCTACATGTTCCACGGAGGCACAAACTTTGGTTTCATGAACGGCGCCAACACACAGTACAGGACAGGGGGCAGGACCTTACCTACCATCACAAGTTATG ATTATGATGCACCAATCTCAGAGACTGGGGACTTGACCCCAaagtatttcaaaatcagggAGATTTTGAAAAGCCACACACCACCAGGTGTGG TGCCTGAGAGGTTACCAGAACCTCCAACCACAGTGGGGAAGTTTGACTATG GAAGAACAACTGTGACCAAGGCATTATCTCTGGATAAAGTTCTTCCACTCTTGGATCAG TCCATCTTATCCCGCCAAAGGACGGCCCACGGTCTTGGTTATGGATATATGGTGTACACTGCAACAGTAAACCATAAGCCAGAGAGGCTGACGGTGAAAGGTGTCATCAGAGATCGAGCACTG GTGATGAtcaatgacatctttgttgGTGAGATGGATGAAGACACTGAAGACATCAAGATTGATCCTGAACATGTTTTGATCAAG GGAGATCCTCCGTACACCCTGAAGATTCTTGTGGAAAATCAGGGAAGAGTCAACTATGGCAGTGGTATCAAGAATCAGATAAAAG GGATCATAGGTGATGTGTACATCAACTTGGAGGAAAAAGTACCCCAGTTTAAAGTCTACACACTGGACATGTCAGAAGATTTCCTGAACAA GTTAACAGAACACAGTGAGTGGACGTCAGGTACAGAACTGGATCAGGTGAAGACACCTGCGTTCTACAGGGCAACCTTTACTGTGGAGGGCAGGCCTAAGGACACCTTTGTACATATGATAAAG GGAAAGTGGGAGAAGGGTGTAGTTATTGTTAACCACAACAACCTTGGAAGATACTGGAATATTGGGCCCCAAGAAACCTTGTACCTACCTGCACCTTTCCTTAAAGAAGGAGAAAATGAG ATaattgtgtttgaggagaggacGGCAGCTCCGGAAGTGTTGTTCTGTGACAAGCACAGTTTGGGAGAAATTGTATACTTCAGAGAGTGA